The nucleotide sequence TTTGAAAAAGGAGATATAGTATATATTATAGATTCTTTGGGGAATATTATTGGATGCGGGGTCTCAAATTATTCTTCGGTAGATGTCAATCAAATAAAAGGTATGAATTCAAAAGATATAAAAAATCAATTTAATGAATTTACACATGATGAAATAATTCATCGAAATAATTTAGTAATACTATAAAAAGGGATAAACATGAGTATAAATTTTAACGAAATTTGTATATCTGCAAAAAAAGCTGCAAGAGAATTTTCATTACTTGATGCTAAGCAAAGAAATCAAATATTGCTTCGTATCGCTTCAAGAATATTAGAATCCAAAAATGAAATACTAGATGCAAATAAAATTGATTATGATAATGCTAAAGAAAGTGGTGCAGATCATCATATCTTAGATCGATTATATTTAAATGAAGAAAGAATAGATGCAATAGTTGATGGGGTTTATCAGGTAGTTGAATTAGAGGATCCACTGGATATTGAATATGATAATTCTGTTAGACCAAATGGTTTAAACGTTAGTAAAATATCAGTACCTCTTGGTGTAATTGGAGCTATTTATGAAAGTAGACCAAATGTCACACTTGATATAGTGGCTTTGTGTGTGAAATCAGGAAATGTCAGTATACTAAAGGGGGGGTCTGATACACTTAGTAGCAATAATGCGATTGTATCTTCTATTCATAGAGCTTTTGGCGATTTGAAACTTAATCCAGATATTGTGCAATTTATAAATAGTTCCGATCGTAAATACGTAGATTTGATGCTGAATGCCGTTGGTTATATTGATTTGATTATTCCCAGAGGTGGATCTCAGTTAGTTAATATGGTTCGAGAGAAATCAAGAGTACCTGCTATTACGGGCGGTATAGGAGTTTGTCATGTCTATGTTGATGAAAGTGCAGATATAGATAAAGCTGTTGAAATAATTTACAATTCCAAGGTTCAAAGACCAAGCGTTTGTAATGCACTCGATACAGTAATTTTTAACCAAAATATAAATAAGGATATAATCCTCAATACTGTAAAAAAATTAGTTGAGTCAAAGGTCGAAATCCGCGCAGATGATCAAAGTTATGAAATTCTTTCCTCATTAAACAAAGATTATCCTAATAGTATTTATGTGGCAACTGATGAAGATTGGGGGCAAGAATTTTTATCACTCAAATTGTCAGTAAGAATGACTGACTCGTTAGAAAATGCAATTGAATATATAAATAATTATGGCGGGCATTCAGAGGCAATTATTTCTGAAAACCAAGATAATACGGCACGATTTTTAAAAGCTATTGATTCTTCAGCAGTTTTTGTGAATGCTAGTACTCGATTTAATGATGGTGGGGAGCTTGGTTTAGGAGCGGAAGTAGCTATTAGCACATCTAAAATTCATGCTAGGGGACCAATGGGAATAAAAGACCTCACTAGTTACAAGTGGATTATTATTGGTGAAGGACAAACCCGGAATTAAATTTGTTCTATAAACCTGTTGGTGCGGCTGGCGGAAAGTATTCTTGTACTGGAATCTCAATCACACTTGGCATTCCTGATTTTATAGCCTCATTTACTGCATCACTTATTTGATCAGGTTTTTCTATATAAAAACCTTTTGCTCCAAATACTTCTGCTAGTTTATCAAATCTTGGGTTCGTGAGATTTACTCCTACGTAATGCTCTTCATGAAGGTTTTTTTGCTGTGATTTTTCAGCACCCATACAATTATTATTTAATACAATACTTACTAAAGGGATATTATGTCGTACAGCTGTGTTAATTTCACCACAAGTGTATAAAAATCCCCCATCACCATGGATTGAAATTGCAGTTTTGTTGGGACGTCCTAATTTTGTACCAAGACCTACACTGTATCCCATTCCCAATGCACCTTGCCCAACATAATTGAACATAGTTCTAGGGTGTTCAAATTTGAGCCTGTCATAAGATAAACCAGGAGCTACGCCTGCATCTATAGTAATCATTGCGTCTTCAGGGAAAATTTTATTGAATTCTGGAAAAACTTGTTGGGGCATAATTGGGGTTTCTGATATATTTTCCTCTTCCTTTAGTCTGTTTAACCTAGATTGTGCCAAGTTTGTGAAAGTTTGCTTCCATTCCGGAAGACTATTTCCTTGAGGAGATATGGATGAGATGTGTTTAATAAGTTGCTGACCAATTGCAGCTGCATCTCCTACTATACCTACTGCTACTGGATAATTTCTTCCAATCTCAATAGGGTCTATATCAATTTGGATTATTTTAGTTGATGGGTTAATGATACTATAATCCCAAGCAGTAGATGCTTGATTTATTCTTGTTCCTAGGGCCAGAATAACATCTGCTTTATTCATTGCTTCATGAGCCTCTCCAGAACCTCTAGCTCCAGGAGGACCCACATAATTTGGATGGCTATTGGGGACTGCGTCGTGATGTCCATATGATGGTACAATCGCCATATCAAGTAACTCTGCTAATGCTACAGCTTCCTTAGACGCTTCAGAATCTAATACTCCACCACCCGCAAGCAATAGTGGGGATTTAGCATTTAACAACAATTGTGAAGCTAACTGGATTGATTGTTCATCTCCTTGAGTACGACTAATTGACCTATATGAATCTGGTTTTAAAAAATCATCTGAAATCATTTCTTTATCTAAAAGGTCTCTAGGTATATCAAGTAAAACAGGACCTTGTTTACCAGAAAGAGCTGTTCTGAATGAATCTCGAATGAGCGACGGTACCCTAGCTGTAGTATTAGCCTGTACTGCAATTTTTGTGAGAGGTTTTAATATATTTACTAAATCGAATGCTTGAGAGCCGTCTCTTCCAATATATTCCATAGCTGTATCACCAGATATTATTACTACAGGGGCTCGACCTTTATAAGCTAGAGATATTCCTCCAGCCAAATTAATTGTTCCAGCGCCAGAAGTTGTCATACACACAGATGGTTTTCCTGTAACTTTAGAAAAACCATATGCCATCAGAGCGGCACCTTCTTCATGTCTAGTGTCAATAAATTTAATATCTTCTCTACCATAAGTTTCAGTTACCATACTATTTGTGGTAAGGCCAGTTACACCAAATAAGTATTCAACTTGTTCAGCTCTTAATAACTCTATCACTGCTCGACCGGCCTTCATGTTTTCCATACTTAATTCTCCACTCTTTTTTAACTAAGATTTTCTTTGCAAAACTTTCTGTACAGCGTTTTCAATACTTGCTGCAGTTAAGTTGTATTTTTGTAAAAGTTCGGAGGATTCTCCTGATTCTCCATAGCTTGTTAGAGCAACAGGCTCGATTGGTATTGGATAGTTAGAAGTAATTAGTTGTGACACGAGGCTATTTAATCCTCCACGTATATAATGTTCTTCTGCGGTAACAAAAGCTCCTGTTTTGTGAGCTTGATTTAAAATAGTATTAGTATCAAGCGGGGACAAATTTGACAGATTAATTACAGAGCAGTCTATACCAGATCTCAGTAAATTATCTTTTGCTTCTAATGCAGCAGAAACCATTATGCCACATGCAAGTATTGTTGCATCCTTACCATCATGTAAAATTTCTGCTTTTCCTAATTCAAATTTGTAATTATCATCGTGGATTATCGGTGATGATGCTCTAGATGTACGAATATAAAAGGGGCCAGGAGTTTCTATAGCAGTTTTTATTGCCTGTGCTGCTTCAGGGCCGTCAGAGGGTATAATTACATTGAACCCAGGTAGAGTACACATTAAACCTATATCCTCGATAGATTGTGCAGAACTTCCATCTTCTCCCACAGTTAGACCCGCATGGCTACATACAATTTTTACATTTGCGTGTGGCTGGGCAATTTGCATTCTAATTTGATCAAATGGTCTGCCAGTGCCAAAAACTGCAAAAGTGGTAGCAACAGCTATTTTCCCACAGGAAGCAAGTCCTGCTGCAACACTCATAATGTTTTGTTCAGCGGGACCAAAATCAAAAAAACGGTCAGGAAATTCATGGCCAAATAGATGAGCAAATGTTGAAACATTTAAATCCCCTCCGACAACAACAATATCGTTATTTTTGTGGCCTAGTTCGAGTAATGCTTTACCAAATGCTTCTCTTGTTGCAATTGACTCCATAATATCCCCTTAATAATTTTCAGATAATTTTGATAGTAATGAGTCTGAAATATTCATTTGTTTACCAGCTTCTAAAACTGATTTTTTTGAAAATTTGAGTTCGTGTAGAGCATCTATTAATTGTTCAACAGATGGGGCTTTACCATGGAACCCAGGATTATTTTCCATAAAACTTACACCTTTACCTTTGACTGTGTCGGCGATTATTACAGTTGGCTTATTAGTGTCAGAAATAGCTTTTTTAAAACTCGATTCTAGTGATTTAGTACTATGTCCATTACATCTAATTACACTCCAGCCAAATGAACTCCATTTATTTCCGAGAGGTTCTAATGAAGAAACTTCATCTGTAAATCTATCATTTTGTATTTTATTTCTATCTACAATTGCTGTGAGTTTAGATAGGTTGTAATGTGATGCAGACATTGCTGCTTCCCAAATTTGCCCTTCTTCACATTCGCCGTCGCCTAATAATACATATGTGTTGTATTTTAGATTGTCAATTTTTTCGGCTAATGCTATCCCTACACCGAATGACAACCCTTGTCCAAGAGATCCGGCAGACATTTCGACTCCTGGTGTACCAATATGCGTATGGCCTTGTAAATGACTTCCTAATTTTCTAAAACCGCCCAAATCACTTCTAGGGAAAAAACCTTTGTTTGAGAGAACTGCATACATGCCAGGGCTTGCATGTCCTTTACTTAATATAAACCGATCTCTATTTTTATCATTTGGGTTTCTTGGATCAATATTAAGTATTGAATTATACAAGGTAATCAGGATTTCTAATTCTGAAAGAGAACCTCCTGCATGGCCGCTATTAACGTTGGTTATCATCATTAATATGTCGCGCCGCAAATTTGAGGATACTTTTTTTAAATCAACATTTTGGTTATTGTTATTTGTCATGGAATGTTGCTCCTTACATCAGCCCAGATATTATAACAATCATTTTTTTAATGTTCTACTAATTATGTTGTAAATTTAATGATTTATAGTTTACTATTAGCGCCAAAGTTTATACTTATTGAGATGAATGTGATTTGAATTTTCATAAAAATATCTTTTATGGTTGGTACGTTGCATTTGCAGCTTTTCTACTCGGAAGTCTTTCATATGGTTTTGGAGTTGTAAGTTTTGGCGTGTTTTTAGGCGCGATGACAACAAGTTTGGGATGGAGCTCTGGATTACTTTCTGGTATATATGTTGCTGGTAGGTTATTAGGTTTATTAGTTAATCCAATTGTTGGTTTTACTCTAGATAAACATGGCCCCAAAAAAATCATATTTTTAGGAGTTATTTTAGTATTTTTAGGTTCAATATTTGTATTTTATACTACGAACTTCTGGTTTTTTTTCATTATTTATTCATTATTTATTAGCGTGGGTTTTATTTGCTTGGGGCATACTGTTTCTGACAGTACTGTTTCTAAATGGTTTATAACAAAACGTAACAGAGCTATGGCTATTTCTACTATGGGTTTATCGTTTGGTGGAATCGTAATACCTATACCTGTTTCACTTGTTATAGAACAATATGGTTGGCAGTCTGGATGGTTAGTAGTTGGTGTTAGTGTTTTAATCTTAGGTTCTTTTGCAGGATTCATTATGTATAAGGACCCTGAATCTATTGGTCTTTTACCTGACGGTAAAAATGCTAATTCTTTAAAAAACACACAAGATAACACAGGTATCTCTGAAGAAATAAACTTTTCATTAACTGATTCAGCTAAACATCGTGCCTTTTGGTATATTGCAATCGGTACTACTTTAGCTGGAACTGCTATTAATGGAGTAAATATCCATTTAATCTCTTATTTATATCATTTTGGTTTAACATTAAGTCAGTCTGCGATATTACTCAGTTCATTATATTTTATATCAACTATAGCTAAGCCAATGTGGGCTGTAATAAATGAAAAACTACCTACTAGATATTGTTTATCATTATGTTATTTAGGTGGAGGTATTGGTCTTTTATTATTATTAATAGCTAATACAATTGCAGGTATAATTGTATTTGTTTTTGTTTATGGTTTAACTAGAGGTGCGCAATCATTTATGTCTGCTCTAATTTGGCCAGATTATTTTGGAAGAGAACATATAGGTTCAATTAGAGGGACTGTTACAAGTATGGGAATAATAGCATCGGCTGGAGGGCCTTTGTTGGCAGGAGTGTTATTTGATGTTTTCGGGTCTTATAATATTCCGTTTCTAATATTTGTTATATTTTTTTTCATCTCAAGTTTTTTTATATTAATAGCTAAAAAGCCAACTATTTAGGGATGATAATGAATTCTTCAATTATTGTAGATAGCCATACACATATTCTTCCATCATATGTTGATACCAAAAGAGAAAGATTTTTAGATACAGACAAGACTTTTAAGGAGTTGTTCAGTAATGGCGAAAAAATTGCCAAGGTCGAAGAATTAATAAATAGTATGGATCAAAATAATATTGATACCTCTATAGTGCTCGGTTTTGGATGGAATGACATTGAACTTGCTCGTCGTTGTAATGAATATATAATCGAATCATATATTAAATACCCTAAGAGAATTATACCATTTTGTTCTGTAAATCCTAATTGGGGAGACTATGCTATAGATCAAATATCTGAATATTTACCATATGGTTTAGCAGGTATTGGAGAATTGCATCCATCCTCACAAGAATTTAATTTGGATGATCCTAAATTAGCTCCTTTTTGGGATACATTAATCAAATATAAATTGCCATTAACATTGCATGCATCTGAACCTGTTGGCCATAGTTACACAGGTAAAGGAGACGTTTCTCTGTTGAAATTAACGGATTTTATCACAAATAATCCACAGTTAAAAATTATATGCGCTCATTGGGGAGGAGGGTTGTTATTTTATAATTTGATGCCAGAAATCCATTCAATTTTAACGAATACTTATTTCGATACTGCTACTTCAAATTATTTGTATGATGATTCTATTTTTTCTATAGGGCCACAATTAATAACACCAGATAAGATTATTTTTGGATCAGATTATCCTATTATTACCCAAAAGAAAGTTTTAAAAAGTTTGGTTTCGAAAATTAAAGATAAGACCATACAAGAGAATATATTAGGAAGAAATATAAAAAATATACTGAAAAACATAAATAAGATATAAGATATATCTATAAAAACCAATCAAAATTTCGATTAATGTTGGTAATGTTCTACTATTTTTAGTAAAATCGTTGACTTTTTGTAGACTATCAACTACTATTTGTTTAATGTAGATATTTGTCTGCAGCTAGATGAGTGTGGAGGAAAAATTATGTTAAACACAGAAGCACAACCTTTCCCTAAGTGTCCTCAATGTGATGGAGTATTAGTACCATTATCTGACTTTGGTAGCCAAGGGGCTTCAATACTGTATAAAGCATGGGTTTGTACATCAGTTCCAAATTGCAATATGAATATTAAGATTAGGAATGGCGATGTTATAATTAATGAGCCAATAATGGATGGTTCTGGATACGCCCCACGAGCTAGATAAAATTATCATATCTATTAATTAATACTGTATAATTACAGTATGAATTCTTTATTTAATTTTGCCAGCAGATATAAATCTCGTAGTATATTGTTATATACTTTGTTATTTATGGGTTTATTTTTGGTTTTTATTACAATTGTTTTTTTGATTTATCGTTCTCAAGCAAGTATTCAATTGTCCAAATTAAATTACGATACTACAATTTCTGAAAATAATTTATCAAATACAACTCCTTCTGAAGTAACAACTAAAAACCCGGTAACTACTTTGCCTATCGATCCTAATGGATTACCAGAATCTAATTCTCTTATTCAGTATAACTCTCCCTCGCAATATAGTATGTTTCCTTCAAAAGCTTCTCCAACCAATTGGGATTTATACTTGGGAAAAGAAGCATTATCTCTTCCGAAAGATAATATTGATTTGGAATATTATGATAAATGGACTTCATTTTATCTAGACAAAAAATTTCTTGTTGACGGGATATCGAAATTGAACAAAATTTATATTCCATCTATATCTGTTGATTCACCTCTTGAAGGGTTGGAAATAAAGGATGTTGGTAATTCTAAGGAGTATGAAACTCCAGATAAAATTGTTGGTTATATTCCTTCAACAATACAATCGGACAAAAAGAATATATGGTTTTTTGGTCATTTGGAAAGCCCTTTACATAGAGAAGGGTCTGTATTTAATAAACTTCCTGAAATACCAGATCTATTAAGAGCTGGTGAAGATGTATTTGTATATTTTGATGACGAATTCTTTATGTATAAATATAAAGTAATTTCTTCTTTAGTTATCCACGAAGATGAGTTGAATTTATATGACTCAGATAGATATTCGTTGACTTTAGTAACATGTGTTCCTAAATGGGTATATGACCATAGATTAGTTCTAACTGCAGAATTATATTCATATGCTGTAAAATGATATTTATTTTCTTAACTTGACACTCTATATATCTAAACCTATACTTCAGATAAAATTGAATAACTAAATGCAATGAAGAGGATTAGTACATTTTTGGCTAGGTACAGAGAGCTGGAGTTGCTGAGAACCAGCACCAAAAGCGAGGATGGAATGGACCTTGGAGCAGTACTTCAGAACATTACAGTATGAAGTATCGGTTAAGCACCGTTATAAGCTTGATTAATCTGATTGATCAATGAGTGGCTATATAAGCAATTAGGGTGGCAACGCGGTTTCCCGTCCCTTGTAAAGGGGATGGGATTTTTTTATGAAAGAGAGAATATGAAAAAGAGAATTTTAACTGGTATAAGACCAACAGGAAAGTTACATTTAGGACATTATGTGGGAGCCTTGGAAAATTGGATTCGCCTTCAAGAAGAGTACGATTGTTTTTTTCTCATCGCTGATTATCAAGCATTAGGTGACCATATTGATGAAATGGAGAACATAAAAATAGCAGTTCGCGACGTAGTTTTAGACTGGTTAAGTGTAGGTCTAGATCCAATCAAATCTACATTTGTTGTACAAAGTTATGTTCCGGAGCACGCTGAACTTGCTATGCTTCTTTCAATGCTGACCCCATTAGGAATGCTGGAACGAAACCCCACATTAAAATCAGAAAGAGAAAGAATATCAAATACAAGCTTATCAGTTGGGTTTTATACTTACCCAGTAAGTCAAGTTGCTGATATTCTTCTTCCTAAAGCTGATTTGGTCCCAGTTGGAGAAGATCAGTTGCCACATATTGAAATGACGAGAGAGATTGCTAGAAGGTTTAATAATAGATATGGAAATGTTTTTCCTGAGCCTGATAGTTTAGTTGGGCGAGTATCTCGTTTGTTGGGCACAGACGGACAATCTAAAATGAGTAAAAGTATAGGAAATGTTATTTATTTATCTGACGATCCTGATACTGTAAGTAAAAAAATTATGTCTATGTATACTGATCCTACTAGATTAAGAGCCACTGATCCAGGTCATGTTGAAGGGAATCCTGTCTTTCAATATCATGATGCTTTTAATACTGATACAGCAGAAGTTAATGATCTTAAGGATCGTTATTTACAAGGTAAAGTGGGAGATGTTGAAGTTAAACAAAAACTCATATTGGCGATTAACAAATTTCTAGATCCAATAAGAGAAAGACGCTCCAAGTATGAAAATGATATAAATTTTGTTGATGAATGTATCAATGAGGGTTCAGCAAAAGGTAAAATAACTGCTGCAAAAACTATGTCGGAAGTTCGAGAAAAAATGGGTTTAAATTATGTATCATCCAACAATTGAAAGTGTAAAAAATATAGCAAATCAAGGTTATAATTTGATTCCGATATATCGTGAAATCAATGCTGATCTTGATACTCCGGTTTCTGTATATTTAAAAATTGCAAGAGATAAATATTCCTTTTTATTAGAAAGTGTTGAAGGTGGGGAACGACAAGCTCGTTTTAGTTTTATTGGTTGTGACCCATACAAAGTTATTGAAACAGGGAAGGGAACAGATAATGGCGAAGTTGACCCTTTAAATTTGATTGAATCTGAATTAGGGCAATATAATGCCTATCCATCAGAAGATTTACCTCGATTTTTAGGCGGGGCAGTTGGTTACTTGTCTTATGATACTATACGTTATTTTGAACCAAGAATTAATTTGCCAGATTTCGATCCCATTGGTATACCTGAGTCAATATTGCTGTTAACAGATACTGTTATTGTTTTTGACCATATAAGACATGTTATTAAAGTTGTTTCACATGTTAGAACTGAAGGGGATATTCAAGAAAATTATAATGAAGCTGTAAACAAAATTGAAGTAATTATAAAAGATTTGTCTAAGTCGCTATCAGTTTATAATGATAATCATGATAAAAATCTTCAATTTGTCTCAGAAACAAAAGTTAATTTTGAATTACCAGAATATTCTAAAATTATTGAAAAATGTAGAGATTATATTATAGCTGGCGATGTGATTCAGGTTGTAGTTTCTAAAAGGACTTCCAAAACAACACAAGCTCATCCTTTCAATATTTATCGATCATTGCGAAAATTAAATCCTTCACCATATATGTATTATCTTAATTTCGGTGAATTCAATATAATTGGAGCCTCCCCAGAGGCTTTAGTTAGAGTAGAAGATAGATATATCTATAGTTACCCATTAGCTGGAACAAGCCCTCGAGGTGATACGAAGGAACAAGACAATGAATTAGAAAAGAAGCTATTAGCAGATCAAAAAGAGAGAGCTGAACATATTATGTTAGTAGATTTAGCTCGTAACGATGTTGGAAGAGTAGCCCAAACAGGTTCTGTAGAGGTAGTAGACTTGATGAGAATAGTTAAATATTCTCATGTTATGCATATTGAATCAGAAGTTAGAGGAATATTAAGAGACGATTGTACGATTTATGATGCTCTTCGGTCTTGTCTCCCTGCGGGAACACTATCTGGAGCCCCCAAAGTTAGGGCAATGGAAATTATATATGAAATGGAAAATGCAAAACGTGGCCCATATGGTGGGGCAATTGGATATTTTAGTTTTAATGGGAATATGGATACTGCAATACCAATTCGAACAATAGTATATAAGGATAATACTGCATATATCCAAGCTGGTGGTGGAATAGTTTTTGATAGTGAACCTGAATCAGAATATCAAGAAACTATCAATAAAGCCTCTGCCCCCTTAAGAGCAATTGAACACGCTGATGAATTTGATCAATATACAAATTAATTATCCATTGTTGGAGATATAAATCATGATAGCTTTAATTGATAACTATGATAGCTTTACATACAACTTATACCAATACATATTGGAGATAAGGCCTGATGTTCAAGTTTTCAGAAATGATAAAGTTTCTTTAGAAGATATAATTGAATTAGATCCTTCTCATCTCATCATATCTCCTGGCCCATGTACCCCGTTAGAAGCAGGTGTTTCTGTGGATATTATACAAGAATTATCACAACATATTCCTACCCTTGGTGTATGTTTAGGACATCAATGTATCGGTCATGTATTTGGGGCCAAGGTGTCTTATGCCGGAGAAATAAAACATGGTAAAACTTCTGCAATTCACCATGATGGAAATGGTCTTTTTAATGGCATTCCTTCACCTTTTCAAGGAATAAGATACCATTCACTTGCTGTGGAAAAAGATACAATACCAGAAGAATTAGTCGTTACTGCTTGGACAGAGAATGATTTAGTTATGGGGTTACGCCACAAAAAATATCCTATTGAAGGAGTGCAGTTTCATCCAGAATCAATAATGACTGAATATGGTAAACAGATCATAAATAATTTTTTTGAAAAATATAAATGATTTAGTTAATGGAGAATAAATATGTTGAATAATAGTATAGAAAAACTCATCCTAGGCAAAGATTTAAGTATTGAAGAATCTAAAACTAGCATGGATTTTATAATGGATGGGCAGGCTACTTCATCTCAAATCGCTGCTTTTTTAGTTTCTCTTAGAATCAAAGGGGAAACTGTAGAAGAAATAACAGGGATGGCTACATCTATGCGTAATAATTCTTTAACAGTTCCAAATTCATCTTATTTAGTTGACACCTGTGGAACTGGAGGTGATGGATTTGGTACAATTAATGCTTCAACTATTTCGGCGATAATAGCTGCATCTGGAGGGGTTAAAGTAGCGAAACATGGTAATAGAGCCGCTTCTAGTA is from SAR202 cluster bacterium and encodes:
- a CDS encoding glutamate-5-semialdehyde dehydrogenase, with the protein product MSINFNEICISAKKAAREFSLLDAKQRNQILLRIASRILESKNEILDANKIDYDNAKESGADHHILDRLYLNEERIDAIVDGVYQVVELEDPLDIEYDNSVRPNGLNVSKISVPLGVIGAIYESRPNVTLDIVALCVKSGNVSILKGGSDTLSSNNAIVSSIHRAFGDLKLNPDIVQFINSSDRKYVDLMLNAVGYIDLIIPRGGSQLVNMVREKSRVPAITGGIGVCHVYVDESADIDKAVEIIYNSKVQRPSVCNALDTVIFNQNINKDIILNTVKKLVESKVEIRADDQSYEILSSLNKDYPNSIYVATDEDWGQEFLSLKLSVRMTDSLENAIEYINNYGGHSEAIISENQDNTARFLKAIDSSAVFVNASTRFNDGGELGLGAEVAISTSKIHARGPMGIKDLTSYKWIIIGEGQTRN
- a CDS encoding thiamine pyrophosphate-binding protein encodes the protein MENMKAGRAVIELLRAEQVEYLFGVTGLTTNSMVTETYGREDIKFIDTRHEEGAALMAYGFSKVTGKPSVCMTTSGAGTINLAGGISLAYKGRAPVVIISGDTAMEYIGRDGSQAFDLVNILKPLTKIAVQANTTARVPSLIRDSFRTALSGKQGPVLLDIPRDLLDKEMISDDFLKPDSYRSISRTQGDEQSIQLASQLLLNAKSPLLLAGGGVLDSEASKEAVALAELLDMAIVPSYGHHDAVPNSHPNYVGPPGARGSGEAHEAMNKADVILALGTRINQASTAWDYSIINPSTKIIQIDIDPIEIGRNYPVAVGIVGDAAAIGQQLIKHISSISPQGNSLPEWKQTFTNLAQSRLNRLKEEENISETPIMPQQVFPEFNKIFPEDAMITIDAGVAPGLSYDRLKFEHPRTMFNYVGQGALGMGYSVGLGTKLGRPNKTAISIHGDGGFLYTCGEINTAVRHNIPLVSIVLNNNCMGAEKSQQKNLHEEHYVGVNLTNPRFDKLAEVFGAKGFYIEKPDQISDAVNEAIKSGMPSVIEIPVQEYFPPAAPTGL
- a CDS encoding transketolase family protein, which encodes MESIATREAFGKALLELGHKNNDIVVVGGDLNVSTFAHLFGHEFPDRFFDFGPAEQNIMSVAAGLASCGKIAVATTFAVFGTGRPFDQIRMQIAQPHANVKIVCSHAGLTVGEDGSSAQSIEDIGLMCTLPGFNVIIPSDGPEAAQAIKTAIETPGPFYIRTSRASSPIIHDDNYKFELGKAEILHDGKDATILACGIMVSAALEAKDNLLRSGIDCSVINLSNLSPLDTNTILNQAHKTGAFVTAEEHYIRGGLNSLVSQLITSNYPIPIEPVALTSYGESGESSELLQKYNLTAASIENAVQKVLQRKS
- a CDS encoding transketolase, translated to MTNNNNQNVDLKKVSSNLRRDILMMITNVNSGHAGGSLSELEILITLYNSILNIDPRNPNDKNRDRFILSKGHASPGMYAVLSNKGFFPRSDLGGFRKLGSHLQGHTHIGTPGVEMSAGSLGQGLSFGVGIALAEKIDNLKYNTYVLLGDGECEEGQIWEAAMSASHYNLSKLTAIVDRNKIQNDRFTDEVSSLEPLGNKWSSFGWSVIRCNGHSTKSLESSFKKAISDTNKPTVIIADTVKGKGVSFMENNPGFHGKAPSVEQLIDALHELKFSKKSVLEAGKQMNISDSLLSKLSENY
- a CDS encoding MFS transporter produces the protein MNFHKNIFYGWYVAFAAFLLGSLSYGFGVVSFGVFLGAMTTSLGWSSGLLSGIYVAGRLLGLLVNPIVGFTLDKHGPKKIIFLGVILVFLGSIFVFYTTNFWFFFIIYSLFISVGFICLGHTVSDSTVSKWFITKRNRAMAISTMGLSFGGIVIPIPVSLVIEQYGWQSGWLVVGVSVLILGSFAGFIMYKDPESIGLLPDGKNANSLKNTQDNTGISEEINFSLTDSAKHRAFWYIAIGTTLAGTAINGVNIHLISYLYHFGLTLSQSAILLSSLYFISTIAKPMWAVINEKLPTRYCLSLCYLGGGIGLLLLLIANTIAGIIVFVFVYGLTRGAQSFMSALIWPDYFGREHIGSIRGTVTSMGIIASAGGPLLAGVLFDVFGSYNIPFLIFVIFFFISSFFILIAKKPTI
- a CDS encoding sortase, with amino-acid sequence MNSLFNFASRYKSRSILLYTLLFMGLFLVFITIVFLIYRSQASIQLSKLNYDTTISENNLSNTTPSEVTTKNPVTTLPIDPNGLPESNSLIQYNSPSQYSMFPSKASPTNWDLYLGKEALSLPKDNIDLEYYDKWTSFYLDKKFLVDGISKLNKIYIPSISVDSPLEGLEIKDVGNSKEYETPDKIVGYIPSTIQSDKKNIWFFGHLESPLHREGSVFNKLPEIPDLLRAGEDVFVYFDDEFFMYKYKVISSLVIHEDELNLYDSDRYSLTLVTCVPKWVYDHRLVLTAELYSYAVK
- the trpS gene encoding tryptophan--tRNA ligase yields the protein MKKRILTGIRPTGKLHLGHYVGALENWIRLQEEYDCFFLIADYQALGDHIDEMENIKIAVRDVVLDWLSVGLDPIKSTFVVQSYVPEHAELAMLLSMLTPLGMLERNPTLKSERERISNTSLSVGFYTYPVSQVADILLPKADLVPVGEDQLPHIEMTREIARRFNNRYGNVFPEPDSLVGRVSRLLGTDGQSKMSKSIGNVIYLSDDPDTVSKKIMSMYTDPTRLRATDPGHVEGNPVFQYHDAFNTDTAEVNDLKDRYLQGKVGDVEVKQKLILAINKFLDPIRERRSKYENDINFVDECINEGSAKGKITAAKTMSEVREKMGLNYVSSNN
- the trpE gene encoding anthranilate synthase component I, whose protein sequence is MYHPTIESVKNIANQGYNLIPIYREINADLDTPVSVYLKIARDKYSFLLESVEGGERQARFSFIGCDPYKVIETGKGTDNGEVDPLNLIESELGQYNAYPSEDLPRFLGGAVGYLSYDTIRYFEPRINLPDFDPIGIPESILLLTDTVIVFDHIRHVIKVVSHVRTEGDIQENYNEAVNKIEVIIKDLSKSLSVYNDNHDKNLQFVSETKVNFELPEYSKIIEKCRDYIIAGDVIQVVVSKRTSKTTQAHPFNIYRSLRKLNPSPYMYYLNFGEFNIIGASPEALVRVEDRYIYSYPLAGTSPRGDTKEQDNELEKKLLADQKERAEHIMLVDLARNDVGRVAQTGSVEVVDLMRIVKYSHVMHIESEVRGILRDDCTIYDALRSCLPAGTLSGAPKVRAMEIIYEMENAKRGPYGGAIGYFSFNGNMDTAIPIRTIVYKDNTAYIQAGGGIVFDSEPESEYQETINKASAPLRAIEHADEFDQYTN